gtaatacttcatgttgcctgtgatggcactgcagggatattgaacacttgctgccaggtttcctgacattacagctgatcgctgggattCATCTgatcttattgtcaagggacccttaaaACCAGTAGAGATCACTAGATCTACAGTGGAGAACCCATTTAATTATTGTATAATCAATAGTCCTTCCGGGTTCTAATATACAATGGGCCTAATGTCAAACAGAAAAACGGTCcgggttgcctatagcaaccaatcacaattaaGCTTTCATTTTCTTTTCAGAGCAcagtaagaaatgaaagctgtatTTTGTAATTTGTGAAGAGAACAATTTTTAGGTCTGAAGGGCCTTTTCCGAGGGTAAATGGTCCAATTCACTGACCGTgcgcagaggtcttgtggaatggAAACGCAAAGTAGATTAGAAAGTCGCAGAACGATGGATTCATCTTTATTCACAGAGAAGTGATTTCTGTCTGATTTTTCTATTTTAGGACATCTCACTGGGAAACATGAAAGACACTTTTCAATTTCCGGCTGCCCGCTATACCACAATCTCTCTGTGGACGAATGCAAGGTAACCCTCTATTTAATACAGCAACCCACTACTCACAGCGCTGCGTGCGACGTGAAGGGGTTCGTGGTtttattctgtgtgtgtgttcctGAAGAACTTGACCTGACCCATCCATGATTGCTTACGTTTACAGAATTGTGATGAATTGCAGGTAAGAGCGCAGAGTCGCGACAAACAGGTGGAAGATCGAATGCTGTCCCACAGGCAGGATGAGAATAACCGGCATGCCACGCGGCACCAGGTGAGACCTTCATTCCTGacacttatttatttttgtcttttaTAAATCACTTTATAAAACTTTCAAATCCTTTCTGGAGATAATAGTGAGCGAAGTGCTTTTTTTGTGCATTACATACAGCCCGGAGCTTTCCACGTCTGATCGCAGAGTCACTAGTCCCTAATTCAATTTGGCCCGCAAGTGCTCGCCTGAGGCACCATGCCATATTGAGAGATGTATTGTGCCCCTTAACCTTCATAGGTCTTCTCCTTAAACATTGATTTGGATCACCTGTAGTCTTATCCAGTCCTTCTTACAATCCTTCCCTGGAGATTCTTCTCAAATCCTTAACTATCCTGTGTGATTGTTAGAATTGTACAAGAATTAATGGATGTAAAGTTTATACTTGCTGGTCTTTATAGGCTCCCACGGAACGGCAGCTGCGGTATAAAGAGAAAGTCACCGAAATGAGAAAGAAACGCAACTCTGGCTTAACCAAAGAACAAAAGGAAAAGTACATGGTAATAATAGTAGATACAAaaaatctctctcatatctatctatctatctatctatctatctatctatctatctatctatctatctatctatctatctatctatctatctatctatctatctatctatctatctatctatctatctatctatcatctatctcatatctatctatcatctatctcatatctatctatctatctcatatctatctatctatctatctatctatctatctatctatctcatatctatctatctatctatctatctatctcatatctatctatctatctatctatctatctcatatctatctatctatctatctatctcatatctatctatctatctcatatctatctatctatctatctatctatctctcatatctatctatctctcatatctatctatctctcatatctatctatctctcatatctatctatctctcatatctatctatctctcatatctatctatctctcatatctatctatctctcatatctatctatctctcatatctatctatctctcatatctatctatctctcatatctatctatctctcatatctatctatctctctcatatctctctcatatctatctctctcatatctctctcatatctctctctctcatatctctctcatatctctctctctcatatctctctcatatctctctctctcatatctctctctcatatctctctctcatatctctctctcatatctctctcatatctctctcatatctctctctctctcatatctctctctcatatctctctctctcatatctctctctctctcatatctctctctctctcatatctctctctctcatatctctctctcatatctctctctctctcatatctctctatctatctatctatctatctatctatctatctatctatctatctatctatctatctatctatctatctatctatctatctatctatctatctatctatctatctatctatctatctatctatctatctcagtcCAAACAAGGTGCCTCTTTTTACAGGAACACAGGCAGACATATGACAATACCAGGGAACCGCTCTTGGAGAACCTTACTAGCGAGTATGACCTTGAGCTTTTCCGAAGGGCCCAAGCCAGAGCTTCTGAGGACTTGGTAAGGAACTTGCATGTTTTAGAAATATAAGTGCAGTGAAACGGAGTCCTACGTTTTGTCATAGGAAATCTCTGGACTCATGGACATGTTCCGGATCCCTAATGCGTcggccatagacttttatgggcccgtactgttttttttttttttttttcttatggattCCGTGTATTCCATTAATGTTTTTATAGGAGAAACTTCGGTTACAGGGTCAGATCACAGAAGGAAGCAACATGATAAAGACAATAATTTTTGGCCGATACGAGCTGGACACCTGGTATCACTCTCCGTACCCTGAGGAGTATGCCCGGCTAGGGCGGCTGTATATGTGCGAGTTCTGTCTCAAGTACATGAAGAGTCAAACGATCCTGCGCAGGCACATGGTGAGCGGCAATCCTGCCTTTTGTACATCATACGTTACCTGTGTATTTCAGGAGTTTGGTTGTCCCTGAATGATTATGCTTCAGGGAGGGCTTTGACCAATCATATTCACTGTTTCTCAGCAGTAGCTGTTGGGTCAATCGCCTGTCTGAATGTAAAGTATGTATATTAAAAGGGCTTGGGACATTTTGATTAAAAGATAACTAAACTTTTAagaaacatgtcatagtgacatatctgaagttttgatcggtggtggtcgtCCAACTCCCTATTGAACCCTTACATTGCTCGCACagctttccaaggaaagccgatcagaaacgaagcggcaaagcacttctgctgcttaattttagtgatcggtgggggtctccgtgcttggaccctcactgatcaaaaAGTCTGACACGTCACTGAACAAAAGTCaagatttttaaaagtttagttaaacTTTATATGAAAAAAAGGGTTTCTTAGTCCAGTCTTCCATCTCTTCCTTTTCTCTGCAGGCGAAATGCGTGTGGAAGCATCCTCCTGGAGACGAGATCTACCGCAAGGGATCAATCTCTGTTTTTGAAGTAGACGGCAAGAAGAACAAGGTTGGCATTAAAGCTTGACGGCTTTGTATCATTAAGACCTCACGTTCGCTGTCACTAAGGACTGTATTACTAAAGTCTCATTCCTGCCGCGTCAGTAAAGATCTTACTGTAACATTTCTGCTtccagatttactgccagaacctGTGCCTCCTCGCCAAGCTTTTCTTAGACCACAAAACCCTTTATTACGATGTCGAACCTTTTCTGTTTTATGTCATGACAGAGGCGGACAACACCGGCTGCCATCTCATAGGCTATTTCTCAAAGGTAGCATGTTCCTTTGGAAGTTGTCAATTCCATACCATTTACTTGGTTGTTCTTCTGTTCATGTCTATTATATTATACATAAGTTTTCCAATGACATGCATGTAAAAATATTTGTATAAAAATCGGCAGACCGAGATGAGCGGCGCTTCATAGATGCTGCTTATCTCTTCTGTAGAAACATTGTCACTGTTCACTTTAGTAGGAGGTTCCTGTGCCAACCACTGGTTGACATGTAGTGCCCCCCTCTCTTCAGCAGTTGCAGTGTATTAAACTACTGTGCCGCAGCTGCTGAAAAACATAATACCTCAGTTGCTGCAGACCTTCTTTTTGAACGGGATGAGGTCGTATCCTATCAATCGATCATGGACAAGAATCTCCTTAAACACTAGGGGCTCTTCTACCCTTTTCAAGAACAAGCCCGTTTTATTCCTGGCTGCATTAATGCAAATGGGACTTACTGAAAGTGCCAGTGCTGTGGTTATGCGGATATGTTGAGCAAGAACCCATGAACGAGAAGATCAAATGTCTTGTGATCACATGGATGTGACGTctcaaggggttatctgggatttggaagaagtgccccccccccccgaaacagcgccactcttgttgatgggctgtatctggtattgcagttcccaGGGCTAATAATATAATCTGTCTGTCTGTCAACGATCCAATTTCCCCTCTTGTTTTGCAGGAGAAGAACTCTTTCCTGAACTACAATGTGTCGTGTATTCTGACTATGCCGCAGTACATGAGACAGGGTTATGGGAAGATGCTCATAGATTTCAGTAAGTGCTTGGGTTGTATATACGACTTCTGGCCATTAATGGACCGGGTAATTTTTGCTGTGAACTTAGTctgtttttgcctttttttttaggttacttgCTCTCCAAGGTGGAGGAGAAGGTGGGATCTCCGGAGCGTCCTCTCTCTGATCTCGGCCTAATAAGCTACCGTAGTTACTGGAAGGAGGTTCTGTTACGATACCTCCATACCTTCCAGGGCAAGGAAATCTCTATCAAAGGTGAGCCCCGGCTGTAGGATTCCGTATGGTGTCGACGTTTTCTTTAGACAGTTCTATGGTTTCTTACCCTAAATTCTGCTTCTTGTAAAACACTGTAAGGGCAATATTATATTGTTCATCTAGTCTATTGTGCTGCTTATAGAGCTCATCTTATAGTAGAGGCCCAGCTGACATAAGTATGAAGATGCGCAATGTGTAGGcgtcttaaaggaacactaaacctagaaatgatcAAAGAAAACTGGAGATATATTTGCCCCCACTGTTGGTCAGTCTGCAGGAAAAAGTGTCTTCTAGGAACCCTGCTGAAAAGTTTCCTACTGATCTGTTCCATTTTCGGCTTGGAAATAACTGAACGGATGGCGCTTATCAAAGGGGCGGAGCTTTACAACCTTGTTTTACTGCAGACAGGGTAGGAGCAGCTCCTGCTACAGCCAGTTGTCTGGGAGGAGAAAAAGGTGGGACATGGCTGAGCCTCTGGGACACagattttaattaatttttttcatattcgTTTTTGTGATATAAGACAAATGGAATCAAAGGAAAGGGGGAAACTAAGGGAGGGAGTGCTTTTATATCTTTTATTGCCTTGTGTATTTTCAATGTAATCTTTTGTATAGGTTCCTCTTTACCCACCTGCCGAATAGGGATGGGTCAGGTCGGGGAGGGATATGGTTGTCTATGATTTaattcagtattttcatgtaacATCTGTTTTAAATGCTGCCAGATCTCATAGACCAAGCCTGTGTATCTGGCTTCATTCCCCCCTTCCCTGCACACACAGTGATTGGTTGTTCCCTTTTATATACAAACTAATACTGTAAAagttgtcaatcactgtgtgggggaggggaagcGGGATTCACATAGGAATCCTGGCAGCATTTAAAAAGATCTTTTCCATTAAAAGACTAAATCAATACGAAgtcttttttgttttgtgtttttgtttttttgtgcagAAATTAGCCAGGAAACTGCTGTCAATCCCGTTGATATTGTGAGCACCTTGCAGGCCTTACAGATGCTGAAATACTGGAAGGGAAAGCATCTGGTACTAAAAAGACAGGTAATCTAATATCTGAAATATTAACTTTTCCTGTACTCCAGAATGATGTAGATCTGATGTATCCTGCATGTTGACACTGTAGGAGAACGATGGTGGAAAGTGCACCACATTGATACTAGAGAAGTACCTGTATTATGGGGGAATGACCTTGCATATATGTTTGGTGCCAAGGTAACCCCATAATATTGCTGAATCACCTTTCACCACTTTGTTTACCTGGTTACAACACGGTAAGCTTCTTGGATCCCTGACCAATATGGCCGACATGACGGGCTTGTCTGTGATATCGGCCCcgttaaggcctgttcacatctgcgttcggtgTTTTCATTTCTCTGCCCGGTCAGAGGAACAGAACAGCGAAAATCCTGGAAGCGCTGGTTCCGTTGCATGACGGGCGCCCGACCGAACCTATTGCCTTTGATGGGTTTCTGCCATGGTGTCCATTGTTTTCCTGGAATCCATAGCGACGCATGCGGTAAAGGCAGCCGTATTGCTTGTCACTTAGAAACTATTATAACCAACATCTGACCGTAgagcgcgcgggggggggggggggggggctcgactttgtattttccttttttatttcaatgttcTTGAAAGTAATTGTCAGTTCTTCAATTTCCTAGGATTTGATTGATGAATGGGCAGCAAAAGAAGCCAAGAGAAGCAACAGCAATAAGACAATGGACCCGAGCTGCCTGAAATGGACACCCCCCAAAGGAACATGAACTCGTAATATTCCAGCCCCACAATCTGCAGTCTCCTCCGTCACTTTTATGTGTTTCTATTATGAAATGACGACGACAACAACTGGTTTCTTCCACCAAACTCTTGTTCCTATGGTAAACCGCACTCCACCCATAGGGTCACCACCAGTCTTCCTCAGATCCAGCTTATGGGATGGTGGAGTGATCCAGTTACGTGACTTACAAGATTATTCAGAATTGGTATTCGCTTCCTCCTAATCCCGTCTTGGAGCCACCAAATATCATTTTTAACGTCTAGGTCTGGGAAAGTAGTATTGCTAGATATACCAGGCTCTGAGCTTGGTACCGTGTATAAGCAGAACGCCAACAGTAGAGTCGATGCCTGTATAGTTCCAGTACAGGTATAGCCCACCTGGTTGTATGTGCCAAGCACAAGCTCCTTTTTAATAATGGGATTGCCCGCAGCGTCACTGCTCGtcaccttttatcattatttatcTTAAAGGGCAACACCTTCTCTAAATACAGACCGATCCGGATGCTGCAGGAGAAATGAATGGATGATCATATAATACATGGTGGTGGCATGTACTCCAGGGTAGGAGCCGCTCTTTGCAGTAACTCATCTCTCTGGCTAATAGCGGTGGGGGCCTAATGGGATTTATGAAATATGGGCCAAACCCTTAAAAGAACATTGCTAGGACGCTCCTGTAAGtgcaggtatttttttttttcgcatctatgcattacatggatagcccattgattttaatgagaacggtgtaatgcttcatttcacccaCGGTGGCGCTGCAGGCACGGAAACGAACAGTTTATTGCGggtttcccccacagattacagctggctGCTGAGGGACCCAACAGAAAGACTTCCGCTGAGCAGCTTATGGTTGGAGGACCCTTCTAAAAAAcagtcaacccctttaagcagtagtagcagtttcTGCTTGTACGCAGTACCAAATCCAAGGGTGTCACCTCTCCGTGTACAAAACCTGCATTCTGTGTGGGGTGTTATTGTATGGTCAGGGGGTTGTTCCTGGAAATACTGTGGTTGCTGCTGCCCCACAAGTCTGCCATGACACCTCTTCAATCGGCTTGTGTCATGCGTTGGCCTCTTGCCCAGGTGAGGTGTCATGGCAGACCTGAGCCTTGTACTGCATCATACTAAACTGACGAGACGGGCAGCAGTAATACTAATGTGGGCGAGGGGGAGTCCAAATCTCTAAGACTCTCCACACTATTGCACTGTGAGAACGGGCGGTAAGTGGCAGGAAGACGGCGCTCCGGAGGCCATTATGGCACGAGGATAAATCTATTCTAGTTCACGATGAGTCAATGCAGGTGATATACATTACTGTTACAGGGTTTTACTTGCCAAAAGAAAGCCATTTATTTTTGAGAATATATTGATGCAAAATATTTTTGAAATTTTAATCTTAAATTGTACGAAAATAATCGGTTACCGACTGAATTACTTTATCGTCCATCTGCTTCTATGTCTCTCAGGGGATTGGTCGGCTCTCcggacacgtctgttttagtaaatcctTGTGTTCTCCGTGAAATaaccattctggagcatcttttcttagaactctggatTGTGCAGTTCCTttggttattcctcctggaaatgtataactaACTTGACTACTGGGTGTTATTATTCACCATGTTgatggggcatgtccctacacTTTGTTACTGTACAATCCCTACTGACCATATCAGACTGTGTACACTCcttattgacaaaaaaaaaaacattcacacatttctaggaggaacaacagaggaatggtacaatgcAGAGTTCGGAGAAATAACCGTTCTGCTCCATAATTATTTCTTTAGGAATacaaggatttaaaaaaaaaaaacttgtcaggTGAGCCGGCCAGTCCCCTTTAAGGGCGGTGAAGGGTCATCAGATTAAATTTAGTGAGTTTTTGCTAATAGTACAGAATTAGCCCTGCACCTCGTACTTCTATTGTCATTCAACCCTCCTTAACCCTATTGTCGGTGACCTCTTATTTCTGTTTGTATCATGGGCCGGTCCTGTGCTGCACAGAATACTGGTGACCACCGCTTTTAAGTCCATGAATTTTGACATTTGGGTGATCTGTTGTAACATTCCCGTAGTTTTCTATGGCTGAATTATAGCACTTGTATAGACAATGTGGTCACCAATACAGGAAGTCATTGACAGGCGGTGGGAGGAGGAATCTCaacctgcaaggggggggggggggggaatattctTATTAGATTACAGAAAGATGGTTTTGCAAGTAGAGTTTGGCTTTAATCTTCCACAGCTCTGGCTAAGGACCAGCAGTCCCGGGCTCGCACTGTGGCGCGCGTGTCTTATTTGCTGCACGCAGTCTCTGGACTCATTCACACTTGCtggttttgcatcagtatttataagTCAAAACATGTTCGAGGTGCAGATCTTTCCATTACACTTTTTCTCTGTTTGTGTCTCATAAATACTGACTAAAATAAGTGAGTGTGAGTGGGGCCTATCTTAGTTTTTGGCTTTtcataaaagggttgtccagcatTAG
The genomic region above belongs to Rhinoderma darwinii isolate aRhiDar2 chromosome 13, aRhiDar2.hap1, whole genome shotgun sequence and contains:
- the KAT7 gene encoding histone acetyltransferase KAT7 isoform X3, which translates into the protein MPQRKRNAGSSPDGTEDSDFSTDMEHTDSSESDANSRGPARITRSTARLSQSSQDSSPVGNLQSFGAEEPAYSTRRVTRSQQQQPTPVTPKKYPLRQTRSSGSETEQAVDFCDRDAKNAGDHDESPPRTPTGNAPSSESDIDISSPNVSHDESIAKDMSMKDSGSDLSHRPKRRRFHESYNFNMKCPTPGCNSLGHLTGKHERHFSISGCPLYHNLSVDECKNCDELQVRAQSRDKQVEDRMLSHRQDENNRHATRHQAPTERQLRYKEKVTEMRKKRNSGLTKEQKEKYMEHRQTYDNTREPLLENLTSEYDLELFRRAQARASEDLGQITEGSNMIKTIIFGRYELDTWYHSPYPEEYARLGRLYMCEFCLKYMKSQTILRRHMAKCVWKHPPGDEIYRKGSISVFEVDGKKNKIYCQNLCLLAKLFLDHKTLYYDVEPFLFYVMTEADNTGCHLIGYFSKEKNSFLNYNVSCILTMPQYMRQGYGKMLIDFSYLLSKVEEKVGSPERPLSDLGLISYRSYWKEVLLRYLHTFQGKEISIKEISQETAVNPVDIVSTLQALQMLKYWKGKHLVLKRQDLIDEWAAKEAKRSNSNKTMDPSCLKWTPPKGT
- the KAT7 gene encoding histone acetyltransferase KAT7 isoform X6, with the protein product MPQRKRNAGSSPDGTEDSDFSTDMEHTDSSESDANSRGPARITRSTARLSQSSQDAKNAGDHDESPPRTPTGNAPSSESDIDISSPNVSHDESIAKDMSMKDSGSDLSHRPKRRRFHESYNFNMKCPTPGCNSLGHLTGKHERHFSISGCPLYHNLSVDECKVRAQSRDKQVEDRMLSHRQDENNRHATRHQAPTERQLRYKEKVTEMRKKRNSGLTKEQKEKYMEHRQTYDNTREPLLENLTSEYDLELFRRAQARASEDLEKLRLQGQITEGSNMIKTIIFGRYELDTWYHSPYPEEYARLGRLYMCEFCLKYMKSQTILRRHMAKCVWKHPPGDEIYRKGSISVFEVDGKKNKIYCQNLCLLAKLFLDHKTLYYDVEPFLFYVMTEADNTGCHLIGYFSKEKNSFLNYNVSCILTMPQYMRQGYGKMLIDFSYLLSKVEEKVGSPERPLSDLGLISYRSYWKEVLLRYLHTFQGKEISIKEISQETAVNPVDIVSTLQALQMLKYWKGKHLVLKRQDLIDEWAAKEAKRSNSNKTMDPSCLKWTPPKGT
- the KAT7 gene encoding histone acetyltransferase KAT7 isoform X4; the protein is MEHTDSSESDANSRGPARITRSTARLSQSSQDSSPVGNLQSFGAEEPAYSTRRVTRSQQQQPTPVTPKKYPLRQTRSSGSETEQAVDFCDRDAKNAGDHDESPPRTPTGNAPSSESDIDISSPNVSHDESIAKDMSMKDSGSDLSHRPKRRRFHESYNFNMKCPTPGCNSLGHLTGKHERHFSISGCPLYHNLSVDECKNCDELQVRAQSRDKQVEDRMLSHRQDENNRHATRHQAPTERQLRYKEKVTEMRKKRNSGLTKEQKEKYMEHRQTYDNTREPLLENLTSEYDLELFRRAQARASEDLEKLRLQGQITEGSNMIKTIIFGRYELDTWYHSPYPEEYARLGRLYMCEFCLKYMKSQTILRRHMAKCVWKHPPGDEIYRKGSISVFEVDGKKNKIYCQNLCLLAKLFLDHKTLYYDVEPFLFYVMTEADNTGCHLIGYFSKEKNSFLNYNVSCILTMPQYMRQGYGKMLIDFSYLLSKVEEKVGSPERPLSDLGLISYRSYWKEVLLRYLHTFQGKEISIKEISQETAVNPVDIVSTLQALQMLKYWKGKHLVLKRQDLIDEWAAKEAKRSNSNKTMDPSCLKWTPPKGT
- the KAT7 gene encoding histone acetyltransferase KAT7 isoform X5 produces the protein MPQRKRNAGSSPDGTEDSDFSTDMEHTDSSESDANSRGPARITRSTARLSQSSQDAKNAGDHDESPPRTPTGNAPSSESDIDISSPNVSHDESIAKDMSMKDSGSDLSHRPKRRRFHESYNFNMKCPTPGCNSLGHLTGKHERHFSISGCPLYHNLSVDECKNCDELQVRAQSRDKQVEDRMLSHRQDENNRHATRHQAPTERQLRYKEKVTEMRKKRNSGLTKEQKEKYMEHRQTYDNTREPLLENLTSEYDLELFRRAQARASEDLEKLRLQGQITEGSNMIKTIIFGRYELDTWYHSPYPEEYARLGRLYMCEFCLKYMKSQTILRRHMAKCVWKHPPGDEIYRKGSISVFEVDGKKNKIYCQNLCLLAKLFLDHKTLYYDVEPFLFYVMTEADNTGCHLIGYFSKEKNSFLNYNVSCILTMPQYMRQGYGKMLIDFSYLLSKVEEKVGSPERPLSDLGLISYRSYWKEVLLRYLHTFQGKEISIKEISQETAVNPVDIVSTLQALQMLKYWKGKHLVLKRQDLIDEWAAKEAKRSNSNKTMDPSCLKWTPPKGT
- the KAT7 gene encoding histone acetyltransferase KAT7 isoform X1, producing MPQRKRNAGSSPDGTEDSDFSTDMEHTDSSESDANSRGPARITRSTARLSQSSQDSSPVGNLQSFGAEEPAYSTRRVTRSQQQQPTPVTPKKYPLRQTRSSGSETEQAVDFCDRDAKNAGDHDESPPRTPTGNAPSSESDIDISSPNVSHDESIAKDMSMKDSGSDLSHRPKRRRFHESYNFNMKCPTPGCNSLGHLTGKHERHFSISGCPLYHNLSVDECKNCDELQVRAQSRDKQVEDRMLSHRQDENNRHATRHQAPTERQLRYKEKVTEMRKKRNSGLTKEQKEKYMEHRQTYDNTREPLLENLTSEYDLELFRRAQARASEDLEKLRLQGQITEGSNMIKTIIFGRYELDTWYHSPYPEEYARLGRLYMCEFCLKYMKSQTILRRHMAKCVWKHPPGDEIYRKGSISVFEVDGKKNKIYCQNLCLLAKLFLDHKTLYYDVEPFLFYVMTEADNTGCHLIGYFSKEKNSFLNYNVSCILTMPQYMRQGYGKMLIDFSYLLSKVEEKVGSPERPLSDLGLISYRSYWKEVLLRYLHTFQGKEISIKEISQETAVNPVDIVSTLQALQMLKYWKGKHLVLKRQDLIDEWAAKEAKRSNSNKTMDPSCLKWTPPKGT
- the KAT7 gene encoding histone acetyltransferase KAT7 isoform X2 — encoded protein: MPQRKRNAGSSPDGTEDSDFSTDMEHTDSSESDANSRGPARITRSTARLSQSSQDSSPVGNLQSFGAEEPAYSTRRVTRSQQQQPTPVTPKKYPLRQTRSSGSETEQAVDFCDRDAKNAGDHDESPPRTPTGNAPSSESDIDISSPNVSHDESIAKDMSMKDSGSDLSHRPKRRRFHESYNFNMKCPTPGCNSLGHLTGKHERHFSISGCPLYHNLSVDECKVRAQSRDKQVEDRMLSHRQDENNRHATRHQAPTERQLRYKEKVTEMRKKRNSGLTKEQKEKYMEHRQTYDNTREPLLENLTSEYDLELFRRAQARASEDLEKLRLQGQITEGSNMIKTIIFGRYELDTWYHSPYPEEYARLGRLYMCEFCLKYMKSQTILRRHMAKCVWKHPPGDEIYRKGSISVFEVDGKKNKIYCQNLCLLAKLFLDHKTLYYDVEPFLFYVMTEADNTGCHLIGYFSKEKNSFLNYNVSCILTMPQYMRQGYGKMLIDFSYLLSKVEEKVGSPERPLSDLGLISYRSYWKEVLLRYLHTFQGKEISIKEISQETAVNPVDIVSTLQALQMLKYWKGKHLVLKRQDLIDEWAAKEAKRSNSNKTMDPSCLKWTPPKGT